The DNA segment CAAGCGCTTGAACCCATTTTGCTGATAGCGCTCGTAATATCTATACAAATAATCCCAACGCATCTGGTCTACTACCAGCCCCACTACCAGCTTAGGGCGGGGCAATTTATTTGAACTTTTATTTTGAGCTATACTGGATAAGGAACTGACAAAAAATATCCACAATAATAATTTCCTGATTCGCATGTGATTTGGTTAAGTAAAAAATTTAGTTGAAATGTTTAGTTGTTCAAGGTGCATTACTGCACCTTGAATTCTCTTCTGGTAATCCCCAGAAACTGTTTGTTAAACTTTTTAGAAGGTTCAAGCGCTGTCCCTTTAGAAAAATCATTCCAGGAATTGATAATTACCATCTGATTTGTGCCCATATTACGTTTGGCCACATTGGTATAATCCACATAATTTTTTTCTGTTCTCTCTATAATCCGCTGTGTTGCAGCACTAGGTTCATTATAACCCGGAAATATGCAGGGCACATATTCCACATTTAGTTTATCCAGTGAAGTTTTCCAGTTTTGCCAGCTCAGGTCAACATAACTGTAAAATCCATACCACCTGTCATAATCTGGCGTATTCCAGGTATTCAAAACAATTGCATCCATAGCTGCAAGGGCAGTCTGATCAAAATTAACCGGGGCCGTCCATCCTGTCGATAATTCTCCGATAAAATAAGGATTAATGCCCAATGCAGTAAATTCTGTTCTTAACGATGCCATGACCATTTTATAATCTATACTGGTCAGGGCTGATGATGAAAGATTAAGTGGGGTAATTAAGATTACAGGACGTCCACCAATTTTATAATAGTAATCCTTGCTGATATGCTGCGTAACCAAGGTTTTAAACTCATTAACCATAGTCTGCAGCTTTGTACCTGTTAATGGGGCGGCATTTGTAGCATTAAGATGTGCAGTATTGAAACCAATAACCATCTTTACGTTCTGATTCGTTCTTCTTGATGCAAATGCACTTAACAGCGAATTATCTGTAGCCGCTGCATTCCATTTAAAGATCAGGTAATCTACGCCTGCCTCGTCTGCCCAGTTAAGTTGCTGAGGGAATACAGCAGCATCTGTAACTGCATTATAAGATTTGCCCCCAACCGGCACCACCAATGAGGTATCTGAATGCGCTTTATTCCAATCCGTTGCTGTATAATTAAAATAATATGCACCTACCTTAGCATCTGATGTAAGTTTAATTGCCGGAATGTCATAGATATACTTATCCTTATCTATTAACACAGGATCTTTTTTACATGATGCCAATACAATTATGCATAATGCAATATTTATAATTTTTTTCATAATCTTCTATTTAATTATTGGGGCAAAAATGGATTTTTCTTAACTGGAAGGGCAAACCACAATTTAGTTTTTAATGCATCTGCAGCACCTAACCAAGGTATGGCTCTATTAATTTCAGCAGTATTCACCTGGTATTCAATACCAGGGTAATTTAACCGTTGCGGGATATAGGCATAGCCTACAGTTCCCCCTTCGCCACCATCAGGGTTAAAATGCGGAGGAAACTCTAAAACCTGGCTTCTTCTGATCAGTGTCCATGCATCCATTGCATTGTAAAAACCCGCCAGCCAATTCTGCATCACAATTTGTTTGTACGGATCTATCCTGGTAATTGCACTGGTAGTCAGCCCAAGGTAATCTGCAAATTCTGCCTTCCTCCCTGTAGTATCTACTACCGAATTCAGTTTAATACCTGGTTGGTTTAAATAATTGGTAATGGCCTGCAGTGGAATACCATACTTGGTCATCGAAGCTGTAACCCCTTCATTATAATACTGTTCGGCGGTTTTAATCCCTCCCCAGCCTTTTAATTTGGCTTCAGCTTTTAAAAAGCAGGTTTCTTCATAAGAAAGAAATACATATTCGGCATCAGGCTTGGTAAAGTAACTCCCAATCTGCGAATAATCCAGCTGTCCCAACGGAGAATGCGGATTACCCCCGGGTATATTAACCCCTAATGGCAATTGAGTGCTTTTTGGCTGCCCCCAATATCTACCCGAATAAGGGCCCTGGGCTGCTGGTTTGGCATATACCGGTAGTCTTGGGTCCTGATAAGGCAGCATGTATTGAACCAAAGATTCACTGATCACATTTAAACTTGAAGCATTCGCGCCAGCCTGCAAAACATTATACTCATATAAATAACTCCAGATTCCGGAGGTTGTACCCCAGAAAGCCCTCGCGGTTTCTGTAGCAGCGACAATGGTATTCGATTCGTTAGACAGCAGCTCGGCAATCACCTCTTTCGCCCTGGATTCTGATACATTCGATATTTGTATCGCAAGTCGCAGCCTCAACGCGTTTGCAAATTTCTTCCATTTCAACAAATCACCACCAAACACCGCATCAGCATTCCCCTTATAGGTATCTCCCTGAAGGTCTATAGCAGCCGAAGCATCTTTTAAGTCATTCAGCAGTGCTATATAAATATCTTCCTCTTTGTCGTAAGCAACGTAAGCATCTCCATTTAGTGCTTTCGTTTTAGGAACACTACCCCATACAGCTACAATATTAGAATAGATATAGGCCTCAAAAATTTTGGCAATGGCCACCCGGTTTTGATACCCCGGATCATCCGCATAATTAACCTGGATCTGGTGTACAGGCTGAAGACAGGAAATATAAGCACTACTCCAGTAACTATTTACAGCCGAGGCGAACGTATAATACCTTTGAAGTTGGCCACCTCCAACAGATACATAATTGGAATAATGTGACAGGGCCTCACGACGCATCTGTCCACCAAAAAGGTTCATCGTATTCAGCACCGAAGTATTCAGTAGGTATTCCGGATCTACATTTTCAGGATTGTTGGTATTGATATTGGCTTTTTCCAACTCCTTTTTGCAGGATATAAGTACTATCGCAAAAGATAGTATGCATAATAATTTATATATATATTTCATGAGTATAGTTTAAAAAGTCAACCTTAGATCTAATCCATAAGTAGTAAAAGGTGGTAAAGAACCATATTCTATACCTTGTCCATTCCCCGAGGTTACACTTGATTCAGGGTCAATGCCTTTGGGTGCCTTTTTATAAATAGTCCATAAATTTCTGCCTGACAAAGAAATCCGGGCATTAGAAACTTTTAGTTTTTTAAAGAATGGGCTGGTAAGGTTATAACTGATTACGGTCTCTCTTAATTTCACAAAAGAAGCATCAAAGATTTGGAGCTCATCCAGATTAGAAAACCCGTTTGACTGGGGGGTAATATACTTATTGTTGGGAGTACCGTCTTCAAAATAAGCATCCTTATAAATAAAACCAGCCGTTAAGTTAGCTGCACTTTCACCGTAAATATAGCTGTGTAAATAATAATCCTCACGCCCTTCAAGTGTGTTGCTGATAGCACCTGAAATATATGACCGCCTATACGTACCAGAATAAAAACTACCACCTTTACGTATATCTATCAAAAAGCTCAAACCAAAATTTTGATAACGCAGGGAATTCCCAAATCCTCCGGTCCAGTCTGGCATAGCATTACCTAAAACCAAATTACCTTGTGCTATCGGAAGTCCACTTGCTGCCACCAGTTTGCGACCCTGTTCATCACGCTGCCAGCCAGCTCCTCTTATTACACTATAAGGTTGGTCTACCTCCGCAAAAACCAGTAATCTGCCAAACCAGGAGTTTAGCTGAAAACTATTCACACCATCAACTAAGCTTTTTACCTTCGAATTGTTCTGTCCATAATTTGCAAACATGTTCCACTCCAGTTTTTTGCTTTTTAATGGGGTTCCAGACAAGGTAAACTCAGTTCCCCAATTCTGAATTTCACCGGCATTATAATATTTTCTATTGTAGCCGCTTGTTGGAGTTATCTGAGCTGTCAGGATCTGATTGGTAGTTGATGTTTTATAATGGGTTGCTCCAAACGTCAACCTGTCTTTTAAAAATCTAAGATCTATACCAAATTCCAAAGAGGCTGTCTTTTCAGGTTTCAAATCTGGGTTAAAAAACGTTGAGGCCAGTGCAGCATAGGCCTGACCATTATAAATCCCATTAAAAGAATAAGTAGGGGCAAGTTGATAAGGACTGGTATCATTACCCACAATGGCATACGAAGCCCTTACTTTTCCAAATGACAATATACTTTTTGGAATATCTTTAAATGCATCAGTAAAAACAAAGGAACCCCCAATTGATGGATAGAAATAAGAATTATTCGCCTTAGGCAACGTTGACGACCAGTCATTTCTTGCCGTTACATCCATAAAAAGATAGCTGTTATATCCAAAAGACATAGAACCATATACCGAATTGATGATCTTTTTTGAGGCAAACTGCGTTACGGCAGGAAATTCTCCCGTGTTGGAAAGATTGATCAATCCTGCCTGGATAAGCGAATTGATGCGCTGTTCATTCTTTTTATTTGAGGTTTGAAAACGTCCGGTCCCTACAAATGAATTTACAGAAAGCTTTCCAAACTTATTATTTGCAAACAAAACCAGGTCGGCATTTGTACTTTGCAGGCTATTGTTTATGGTACTCATACTACCATTAGGACTGCTTTGCGCCCCTTTATTGTTAAAGGTATAACCATCCACCCAATACATTTCGGTTCCCACCTTTGCGGTTAGCCTTAACCATCCGTTTATTCTGGCATTCACATTAAACGCGCCTAAAAGTTGATTTTTGGTGTCTTCATTGGGATTTTCATTGATGGCCCAATAGGGATTAAGGAAATCCGTATGGGTATTGATCTCATTACCGTACTGGTCTTTATAATTTTTAAATTCCGACAACTGGTCATCACGAACCATATAGGCATATTGATAAACCGGGTTTTTGGAACTTCCGTTCATATATTGTCTGTTCGTTACTTTATTATTAATAAAAGTAACCTTAGAATCCATATCAAGCCATTTTGTAAATTTATTGAGCACCCTGATATTGGCGTTGTGTCTGATGTTATCGTTGATGTTCTTTACTACACTTCCACCGGTATAATTGGTATAAGAAAACCTGTAATTATTTTCTGCATTGCCCCCATCTATGGCCAAAGAATTGGTAAGCATTGCCGCGGTGCTATAAAAATCCCTTACGTTATCTGGTTGCGCCAGATATGCCTTTGGCGAACCATTTACACTGATAACCGGCTGACCCAAAAATGGTGCTCCCCAACTCCTGTTAAATACATTTAAGCTGGGTATTCTATCCGGGTTACTGGTAGATCCGGAGCCATCAAGTTTAAAACTATTTCCTGCACCAAACATATTCTGATAGTCAGGAAATTCAGTGATCCGCTGAAATGTTGAATTGGAGTTAAACGTTACCTTAAACTTTGTTCCGGCAGATTTTTTAGTGGTGATCAGAATTGCCCCGTTAGCCGCCCTCGACCCATACAATGCAGCAGCATTTGGTCCTTTCAGCACTTCTATATTTTCAATATCCTCAGGGTTAATGTTCCCTGCAATATTGCCATAATCCAAATTGTTATTTCCAGATGTGGTTACCTTGGTATCTCCGGTCTCGTTATCCACCGGTATCCCATCAATAACAAATAAAGGCTGATTATTCCCAGTGATCGAGTTGTTACCCCGGATAATTATTCTTGCAGACCCTGTATTACTGGAAGCAGGTGTAACCTGAACTCCTGCAATCCTCCCCGAAAGTGAAGAAACAATATTTGTAGTGGGTGCCTGGGTCAATGTAGATACATCCATACTTTGTCTGGAATAACTCAAAGCTTTGGCTTCCCTTTTTATGCCTAAAGCCGTCACCACCACACTTTGCAGTTCCCTGCTTTCTTCAGAGAGCTGAACATTTACAACCGTACGTCCGTTTATTGTCTCCGTCTGGGACGTCATTCCAATATAAGAGAAAGTCAATTGCTTAGTATTGTTAGCAACTTTTATGGAATAATCACCAGTTGAAGTGGTTACCGCATTAAATCTTTGCCCATCTGTCATTGCGCTTACCCCAACTCCAGGTATGGGTTCCCCTCTTACATCCGTAACTTTTCCCGTAATCTGCTGCTGGGCGCATACATACATAGGAAAAAGAAAAAATAGCATTAATAAGTACTTGTTTGCTTTCATACAATTTCGTTTAATTGGTTATTTGGAAGGTTAGGTTTGTTGGTTAGAGCGAAGAAAGGATTAAATCATTAATAAAACATTAATAAAGCCTTAATATGGCATCCGATGCCATGTTAAGGCTATTAATCTACGATTTTGCATCAAGCAACGCCGTTAGGCTCACAGTTGCCCAGGCATTACTATCCACATTTTTATAGATCATCATCTCCACCTCGTTTTTCTCAGATATATGCATAGTAGCGTATCCACAAAAATCTGCAAACTCGAAATGTTCGATAAAAGGACGTTCATTTTCAATGTTATCTTTTCGTTCCTGAATGGTATCCGGTGAAAATTTTGGCTCCAGGCCCAAAAGACCAGCATCATAAGCATCCAAGCCTTTTAGGTGATTTTTAACCATTGCATTTGGTGCATCGATCACGCTTCCGATAGCCACCTGAACAAACTTACCCTTAGTGGTTTTACGGCTCAAAATACTGGTTTTATGTAAGTGTGCGGTAAGCACTATAGCACGATGCTCGCCGAGTAAATTAAGCAGTTCTTCTCTTTTATCTTTCTGGTTTGGTTTCGCAAAAATATGCCAGTTGGCGCGTGCGCTATAAGGAACCACGGGTTGATGGACACTAAAAAATAAACGTTCTTCTTTACATTCCGGGAGTATTTTTTTAAGCCATTCCAGGCTTTCATCTGCGGTATAACAATCAAAAATAATAAAACGTGTATTTTTATGTACAAACGTATAATTCGCAGTACTCAGAGCCTGCTTTAATTCCTTTTGTTGCCAGTCCAGCACAGTTTTTTTATAAACTTCTCTCGCACCTTCGCCAGTAATGTCATGATTGCCCTTCACCACAAAAAATGGGCGCTTCAAATCCATATCTGCTACATACGAAATAAACTCCTGTGTTTGTTGTTGTGCAAGTTTTTCAGACCCGCACAAACCCTCTACAAAATCGCCTAGCTGCAACCACAAATCGGCATTTACCGTTTTTGCCTTATCCTTTGCCACACGCATCAACAAAGGAAAATTATCCCTTGTAATACGCGAATAATTTTGGATCTGAACAATATCATTTGGATATTTTAGTTTCAAATAATCCATGTCATGGTGTTCCAGTTTATCGAAATGGATGTCACCCAGCAACATAAAGTTAAAACCATTGCCCCTGCTCGGGATAAAATTAAATGCTGATGCTCCCAACGGCAGTGCCGCAGCAACCATACTTAAGGAAGCAATAAATTTTCTTCTGTTAACAGTAGTTTTCATGAGCTTATTTTTTAATGGTGTTAATTAATCTTAAATTGTTTTCTGGTCATTTGCAAAAAAATATTGCCATAGGTTTCAGTTGGTTCAATGGCAGTGCCCAACTGGAAATTATTCCAGGAATTGATCAATACAATGCGTTTACTGCTCATATTGCGCTTGGCAACATTCGTAAAATCAGTATAAAATTCCGGCGTATAGCCAATGTCATACATTTTGCTGGCAGGTGTCATTGCCTTATCGTTATATCCCGGAGCAATACATGGCACAAAATCAACCTTCCAGGTTTTGGTAGAATCAGTCCAGTTTTTCCAGTTCATATCAACAAACGAATTAAAAAACACCGATCTGTCATAAACATCCGTTGTCCAGTTATTTGCATTTACACCATCCATTGCTTTTATAGCAGGTGCATAGCGTACCGGAGGTAACCAGCCCAGGGTAATTTCTCCGATGACATATAAATTCACGCCTGCATCAGTCATCGCTTGTTTTAAAGCCGGAATCACAGTTGCATAATTGATACTTGATCCTGCAGAAGAAGACAAATTCAACGGCGTAATCATAACCACAGGCCTGCCATCTACCTTATAGTAGTAATCTTTATCAAAATGACTACTGGCCAGCGTCTTAAATTCGTTAATCATGGTGGTCAGCTTGGCCCCGGTTAAAGGTGAAGCATTGGTGGCGCTTAAGTGGGCAGTATTAAAATTGATCACCATTTTCACATTATTGTTCCGGCCCTGCAAAAATGCATTCAAGATCGGGTTTCCCGCAGCACCATTCCAGTTAAAGATAAAAAAGTCAAGTCCGGCCTCATCGGCCCATTTGCGGTGCTGGTCCATAATCAAAGGGTCCAGTGCATTATATTCACCTTTCACTGGTTTGAAAGTATATTTTTTAGCCCAGTCTGCCGTAGTGTAATTGGAGTAATAAGCACCAACCACTACATTTTCAGTAAGAGGTACCGGATCAATTTTATAATTAAAGTTTGGGGGCAGGTGCTCATTGTTCTTTTTACAGGAAACGAAAGCTGTTAAAAGTATAAGTATATAAAGATATGATTTCATCACAATCTGGTTTAAAATGGTAAAAAAGGATTTTTCTTAACGGGCAACGCAAACCATAACTTCGTGTTAAGGTTATCGGCACCGCCCAGCCAGCCAATGGCTTTATTTACTTCTCCAATATTGGTCTGCAATTCATCTGAGGGATATGGCAAACGGTTAGGCACATAGGCGTAAGTACCATCATAGGTAGCAAATTGCGGCTGAAATTCAAGCAACCTGGTCCTTCTGATCAGTGTCCAGGCATCTACGCCCTGCCCCGGGATGGCCAGCCAATGTTGCATCACAATCTGACGCAAATTATCACCTGCAGGAATATAACTGGAACAGATCTGCAACCAGTCTTTAAATTGGGCGCTCCTGCCAACGGTATCAGATGCCGTACTCCACTTAATGCCGGGTGTATTTTTATAATTGCTTGCCTGTGTTACAGTAAGGCCATACCTGTTAAAAGAAGCATCTATACCTTCATAATAATACTGCGAAGCATTTGGGTTGCCCCACCATCCCTTTAACGCAGCTTCCGCCTTTAAAAAACAAGCTTCAGCATATGAAAGGAACACATATTCCGCATCGGGCTTTAAAAACCGCTCACCTATAGCCGAATAGTCATCTTGTTTTAAGCCGGTATGCGGATTGGTTAAACCGTTAGCATAAGTTGATCCCCCTCCATAAGAGATGTTCTGTCCAAAGTAAGTTCCGGTTTGCGGGCCTTGTTTCGCCGGCTGTGCATATATAGTTAACCGTGCATCGTTGTAAGGCGCCATGTGGTAAACCAGCGACTCATTGGTAACCGGAATAGTGGCCTTGTTGGCAGTATAATTGTATACCGCCCTGTCGTAAAGCGGACTCCAGGTATCACTGGTTGTGCCCCAGTTTGCCGCAGCCGTTTCAGTCTGGGCCTTCATCGTATACTGTTCCGTTTGAAAAACTTCTTCTACTACCCTTTTGGCTAACACAGGATCGCCATTGGGCGCATCGTTAGAAATCCGGATGGCCAGTCTTAACCTCAGTGTATTTGCAAATTTCTTCCATTTTAAAAGGTCACCGCCAAAAATCTTATCTGCATTTACAGTATATTTATCACCGGTAAGGCTTAATGAATCCGTTAAATTTT comes from the Pedobacter heparinus DSM 2366 genome and includes:
- a CDS encoding glycoside hydrolase family 99-like domain-containing protein, producing MKKIINIALCIIVLASCKKDPVLIDKDKYIYDIPAIKLTSDAKVGAYYFNYTATDWNKAHSDTSLVVPVGGKSYNAVTDAAVFPQQLNWADEAGVDYLIFKWNAAATDNSLLSAFASRRTNQNVKMVIGFNTAHLNATNAAPLTGTKLQTMVNEFKTLVTQHISKDYYYKIGGRPVILITPLNLSSSALTSIDYKMVMASLRTEFTALGINPYFIGELSTGWTAPVNFDQTALAAMDAIVLNTWNTPDYDRWYGFYSYVDLSWQNWKTSLDKLNVEYVPCIFPGYNEPSAATQRIIERTEKNYVDYTNVAKRNMGTNQMVIINSWNDFSKGTALEPSKKFNKQFLGITRREFKVQ
- a CDS encoding SusD/RagB family nutrient-binding outer membrane lipoprotein: MKYIYKLLCILSFAIVLISCKKELEKANINTNNPENVDPEYLLNTSVLNTMNLFGGQMRREALSHYSNYVSVGGGQLQRYYTFASAVNSYWSSAYISCLQPVHQIQVNYADDPGYQNRVAIAKIFEAYIYSNIVAVWGSVPKTKALNGDAYVAYDKEEDIYIALLNDLKDASAAIDLQGDTYKGNADAVFGGDLLKWKKFANALRLRLAIQISNVSESRAKEVIAELLSNESNTIVAATETARAFWGTTSGIWSYLYEYNVLQAGANASSLNVISESLVQYMLPYQDPRLPVYAKPAAQGPYSGRYWGQPKSTQLPLGVNIPGGNPHSPLGQLDYSQIGSYFTKPDAEYVFLSYEETCFLKAEAKLKGWGGIKTAEQYYNEGVTASMTKYGIPLQAITNYLNQPGIKLNSVVDTTGRKAEFADYLGLTTSAITRIDPYKQIVMQNWLAGFYNAMDAWTLIRRSQVLEFPPHFNPDGGEGGTVGYAYIPQRLNYPGIEYQVNTAEINRAIPWLGAADALKTKLWFALPVKKNPFLPQ
- a CDS encoding SusC/RagA family TonB-linked outer membrane protein, whose protein sequence is MKANKYLLMLFFLFPMYVCAQQQITGKVTDVRGEPIPGVGVSAMTDGQRFNAVTTSTGDYSIKVANNTKQLTFSYIGMTSQTETINGRTVVNVQLSEESRELQSVVVTALGIKREAKALSYSRQSMDVSTLTQAPTTNIVSSLSGRIAGVQVTPASSNTGSARIIIRGNNSITGNNQPLFVIDGIPVDNETGDTKVTTSGNNNLDYGNIAGNINPEDIENIEVLKGPNAAALYGSRAANGAILITTKKSAGTKFKVTFNSNSTFQRITEFPDYQNMFGAGNSFKLDGSGSTSNPDRIPSLNVFNRSWGAPFLGQPVISVNGSPKAYLAQPDNVRDFYSTAAMLTNSLAIDGGNAENNYRFSYTNYTGGSVVKNINDNIRHNANIRVLNKFTKWLDMDSKVTFINNKVTNRQYMNGSSKNPVYQYAYMVRDDQLSEFKNYKDQYGNEINTHTDFLNPYWAINENPNEDTKNQLLGAFNVNARINGWLRLTAKVGTEMYWVDGYTFNNKGAQSSPNGSMSTINNSLQSTNADLVLFANNKFGKLSVNSFVGTGRFQTSNKKNEQRINSLIQAGLINLSNTGEFPAVTQFASKKIINSVYGSMSFGYNSYLFMDVTARNDWSSTLPKANNSYFYPSIGGSFVFTDAFKDIPKSILSFGKVRASYAIVGNDTSPYQLAPTYSFNGIYNGQAYAALASTFFNPDLKPEKTASLEFGIDLRFLKDRLTFGATHYKTSTTNQILTAQITPTSGYNRKYYNAGEIQNWGTEFTLSGTPLKSKKLEWNMFANYGQNNSKVKSLVDGVNSFQLNSWFGRLLVFAEVDQPYSVIRGAGWQRDEQGRKLVAASGLPIAQGNLVLGNAMPDWTGGFGNSLRYQNFGLSFLIDIRKGGSFYSGTYRRSYISGAISNTLEGREDYYLHSYIYGESAANLTAGFIYKDAYFEDGTPNNKYITPQSNGFSNLDELQIFDASFVKLRETVISYNLTSPFFKKLKVSNARISLSGRNLWTIYKKAPKGIDPESSVTSGNGQGIEYGSLPPFTTYGLDLRLTF
- a CDS encoding metallophosphoesterase family protein → MKTTVNRRKFIASLSMVAAALPLGASAFNFIPSRGNGFNFMLLGDIHFDKLEHHDMDYLKLKYPNDIVQIQNYSRITRDNFPLLMRVAKDKAKTVNADLWLQLGDFVEGLCGSEKLAQQQTQEFISYVADMDLKRPFFVVKGNHDITGEGAREVYKKTVLDWQQKELKQALSTANYTFVHKNTRFIIFDCYTADESLEWLKKILPECKEERLFFSVHQPVVPYSARANWHIFAKPNQKDKREELLNLLGEHRAIVLTAHLHKTSILSRKTTKGKFVQVAIGSVIDAPNAMVKNHLKGLDAYDAGLLGLEPKFSPDTIQERKDNIENERPFIEHFEFADFCGYATMHISEKNEVEMMIYKNVDSNAWATVSLTALLDAKS
- a CDS encoding glycoside hydrolase family 99-like domain-containing protein, yielding MKSYLYILILLTAFVSCKKNNEHLPPNFNYKIDPVPLTENVVVGAYYSNYTTADWAKKYTFKPVKGEYNALDPLIMDQHRKWADEAGLDFFIFNWNGAAGNPILNAFLQGRNNNVKMVINFNTAHLSATNASPLTGAKLTTMINEFKTLASSHFDKDYYYKVDGRPVVMITPLNLSSSAGSSINYATVIPALKQAMTDAGVNLYVIGEITLGWLPPVRYAPAIKAMDGVNANNWTTDVYDRSVFFNSFVDMNWKNWTDSTKTWKVDFVPCIAPGYNDKAMTPASKMYDIGYTPEFYTDFTNVAKRNMSSKRIVLINSWNNFQLGTAIEPTETYGNIFLQMTRKQFKIN
- a CDS encoding SusD/RagB family nutrient-binding outer membrane lipoprotein, with protein sequence MKQQIIIIALIAFGLLSCTKNFEEINTDPNKPVKVQPDFLLTTSIFETMNLFGGNMNRVVFFNYTHHFSGFQGNFQRYNYDLNEDNTYWRAVYVQAAQPVNQIIVNYKNDPAYTNRVMIARIWKNYILSNAVVIWGSVPTEGALLGTPSVPYTKEQDVYVNVLADLKNLTDSLSLTGDKYTVNADKIFGGDLLKWKKFANTLRLRLAIRISNDAPNGDPVLAKRVVEEVFQTEQYTMKAQTETAAANWGTTSDTWSPLYDRAVYNYTANKATIPVTNESLVYHMAPYNDARLTIYAQPAKQGPQTGTYFGQNISYGGGSTYANGLTNPHTGLKQDDYSAIGERFLKPDAEYVFLSYAEACFLKAEAALKGWWGNPNASQYYYEGIDASFNRYGLTVTQASNYKNTPGIKWSTASDTVGRSAQFKDWLQICSSYIPAGDNLRQIVMQHWLAIPGQGVDAWTLIRRTRLLEFQPQFATYDGTYAYVPNRLPYPSDELQTNIGEVNKAIGWLGGADNLNTKLWFALPVKKNPFLPF